The Porphyromonadaceae bacterium W3.11 genome segment TACCGAAACACAGCTCTTTTTCTCTGCTATTTTTGTATTCACACATATTTTCATAGATTAGCTTTTAACCTCATAAAAAGTGCATTTCGTATCAAATTACGCTATGAAATATATACAAAATATAAATATTAACAAAAAAAAAGCCTCTTGCTTTTTATTTTTTTAACATTCAAAAGAATTTTCAATAGATTTATGACCTCTCAGTAAGAAATACGCGATATCTTTTTAACCTACTCTTCACTTTCTTCTGGATTCACAGCATCAACAGAATCAAATGAATGGAGTAATCATGAATTTAATGAGTATAAATAACAGGTTGTATGTATTGTATTCAAAAGAGAGGAGCAGCAAGACGAAAACTGAGAGGAAAGCGAGGAGAATTAAGATAAATGATTTAACTTTGTAGAGTTATAAATCATAGGTGGGGACAGCCCCACGTTTTTTTATTTACTATTATGAATAACAAGGCGAAAGGATACCTCTATGGGCTTCTTTCTTCTAGTTCGTTTGGCTTAATACCGCTATTTACCGTTCCTCTTCTAATAGGAGGGATGACAACGCCTACCGTGCTGTTATACCGATTTGGTCTAGCATCGATATTGGTGGCTATAGTTCTTAAAATGCGTGGGCAGAGCTTTAAAATAGCTCGCAAGAACATTAAATGGGTAATGGTTCTTGGAATACAGTACTTCTGCACTGCTTTCCTATTACAAATAGGCTATAAGTATATGACCACAGGAGCCGCTACCGTATTACACTTCATGTACCCCATATTCACGGCTCTCTTAATGTTTATCTTCTTCAAACAGAGACTAGGCTACCTAGGACAGATAGCTATCATAATGGCCATTTTAGGTGTAGGCTTGATGTCAGGACTTAACAATGCCAGCGTGAACTCCTTTAATGGAGTCCTCATCGTCCTTCTGAGTGCCTTAGGCTATGCAGTATATATAGTGGTAGTCAATAAGAGTAGCGTTGGAGAGGTACCGCCATTGGTCTTGAACTTTTATGTTCTCACCGTTGCAGCACTTTGCTATGTCGGATATGCTTCAGCCTCCGGAGGTTTTAGACTGCCTTACAACGCTTATGAATGGACTAATGCGATACTTCTCGCAGCTATTCCAACGGTCTTATCCAACCTTTTTCTAGTCAAAGCCATCCCTATCATAGGCTCTACACCTACCTCTATCATGGGCGCATTAGAACCACTTACAGCAGTGGTCGTAGGTGTTATTGCATTTGGAGAACCGCTGACAAAAACTAGTATTATAGGGATTTTTCTGGTGATTAATGCGGTGGTGTTACTGGTCCTTAGCCAGAAACTAGCTAAGCGTTCATCCATTCATTCGTCCCAGAAGTCATCGAAATCCCAGCTATCCTCATCCTCAGGCTCATCCAAATAACTCTCCTCCCACCAATCCGCAGATTGTTTGGAATGGATGAACTGCTCTAAGTCACGACGATCTTTTTTGGTAGGTCTCCCTAACCCTTTAGGACGACCTTGATAGCCAGATAATTTTTGGAGTTCAAGGATCTCATATTCACTAGCAGGAGTAACATTCTTGAGATATTTCTCCACCAGCTTAGCCCCTACTCTATTATTAACCAAATCAATAATCTCAAAAGAAAAAGTAATTGGTGGTTTACGCACTCGTATCACGTCTCCAACCTCCACCATTGAGGAGGGTTTGAGCGTACGATCACCTTTCATAACCCGTCCTTTCTTACAAGCATCAGCTGCAATAGAGCGAGTCTTAAATACTCTAGTAGCCCAGAGCCACTTATCAATCCTTTGTTGATTCGCCATCTTCTCTTTTAATCTCGATAGGTTTTGTCTTTTTCTTCGGTGCAGTCTTATTAAATTGGTTCATAGCGATATTGATGCCAGCCAGACAAAAAGTTTCGATAATCTTTGCACCTGTCTTGCACAATTCAGGTAATGCTTCCATCTCCTCCTGATCGAACGGCTCTAAGACATAAGCTACCTGAGCTCCCTTAGGAAAATCATTACCGATCCCAACTCGAAGTCGTGCATATGCTTGTGTACCTAGAGTGGTTTGAATATGTTTCAGCCCATTATGCCCGCCATCACTTCCTTTGCCTTTCAGACGTAATTGGCCAAAAGGCAAAGCCAGCTCGTCCACAATCACAAGGAGATTCTCGAGAGGTATATTCTCTTCCTTCATCCAATAACGCACGGCATTACCACTAAGGTTCATAAAGGTAGAGGGTTTGACCACTACGAGCTCTTTATTTTTAAGACGAATACGGGCTACGGAAGCGTATCTCTTTGGCTCGAACATTGCACGATCGCCCACTAATTCATCAACCACCATAAAGCCAGCATTATGTCTGGTACCCTCGTACTCTGGACCTATATTACCTAAGCCGACAATCAAAAATTTATTTTCGTTCATCTCCTTTTTCCTTATTCCTAAAGTACTCTTCAGCCTCTTCCAAAAGTTTGCCATACCATTCCTCTCCATACGCTCTGATTAATGGAGCTTCTAAAAAACGATACAATCGGATGCCGTTGCGTTTCCCGTTCTCTCTAGCAGGCTCGCAAATGGGCCGCCAACGGACATAATTAAGTGCCTGACCTGTATGCAACTGCTGTACTCTAACAGGAAATAGATGACAGGATATAGGCTTATATAGCGTATCATTCCGTCCTTCACTACAAGCTTTTTCAAAAGCACATCTAGCACTTCCATCTTTCTCGAAAGTAGTAAAGACGCACTCTTTGCCCTCAATGATATTGGTAACCATATCTCCATCAAGGTCAGTGTACATCAAGCCTCTATCTTCTATATAGGATTTATTCTTCTGGGAAAGATAGGATTCAATACTAGGATAAGCTTTGCAAATAAGCTGCTCCTCCACCTCTAGTATAGGAGCCCCTGACTCTCCCTCAACACAACAAGCACCTTTGCAAGCCTCGAGGTCACACTCAAAGTAAGTCTCTAGTACATCAGTACTAACGATTACGTCATCTATTATTATCATCTATTCTCTATAATATAAAAACAGTGGGCAAGACGCCTTAGCGACTGCCCACTGATGTAAGTCAAATTCTCAATCGCTTTATCTGCGAATGTGACAAGTCGATTACTCTTCAGTCTTCTCTTCTTCGCCTTCAGTTTCCTCTTCCTCATCAACACTACCAACTGCACCGATTGCAGCACGAGTAGCTCTAACAGCTGCAACAACAGCGTTCTTAGCGTTAAGGATCTCAAGGTTTTCAAAAGATAGGGCTCCAATTTGGATAGTCTTACCAAGTTGTAGCTTATTCACATCTATCTTCAGGCGCTCAGGAATATCTTTATAAAGACCCTTCACGCGAATCTTACGCATATCCATGGTAAGCTTACCACCAGCACGAACACCTACAGGGAATCCGTCAAGCTGAACAGGTACTTCAATAACCATTGGTTTGTCTGGGAATACTTCCAAGAAATCAATATG includes the following:
- a CDS encoding DMT family transporter, whose protein sequence is MNNKAKGYLYGLLSSSSFGLIPLFTVPLLIGGMTTPTVLLYRFGLASILVAIVLKMRGQSFKIARKNIKWVMVLGIQYFCTAFLLQIGYKYMTTGAATVLHFMYPIFTALLMFIFFKQRLGYLGQIAIIMAILGVGLMSGLNNASVNSFNGVLIVLLSALGYAVYIVVVNKSSVGEVPPLVLNFYVLTVAALCYVGYASASGGFRLPYNAYEWTNAILLAAIPTVLSNLFLVKAIPIIGSTPTSIMGALEPLTAVVVGVIAFGEPLTKTSIIGIFLVINAVVLLVLSQKLAKRSSIHSSQKSSKSQLSSSSGSSK
- a CDS encoding S4 domain-containing protein — encoded protein: MANQQRIDKWLWATRVFKTRSIAADACKKGRVMKGDRTLKPSSMVEVGDVIRVRKPPITFSFEIIDLVNNRVGAKLVEKYLKNVTPASEYEILELQKLSGYQGRPKGLGRPTKKDRRDLEQFIHSKQSADWWEESYLDEPEDEDSWDFDDFWDE
- the pth gene encoding aminoacyl-tRNA hydrolase; the protein is MNENKFLIVGLGNIGPEYEGTRHNAGFMVVDELVGDRAMFEPKRYASVARIRLKNKELVVVKPSTFMNLSGNAVRYWMKEENIPLENLLVIVDELALPFGQLRLKGKGSDGGHNGLKHIQTTLGTQAYARLRVGIGNDFPKGAQVAYVLEPFDQEEMEALPELCKTGAKIIETFCLAGINIAMNQFNKTAPKKKTKPIEIKREDGESTKD
- a CDS encoding DUF3109 family protein yields the protein MIIIDDVIVSTDVLETYFECDLEACKGACCVEGESGAPILEVEEQLICKAYPSIESYLSQKNKSYIEDRGLMYTDLDGDMVTNIIEGKECVFTTFEKDGSARCAFEKACSEGRNDTLYKPISCHLFPVRVQQLHTGQALNYVRWRPICEPARENGKRNGIRLYRFLEAPLIRAYGEEWYGKLLEEAEEYFRNKEKGDERK
- a CDS encoding 50S ribosomal protein L25/general stress protein Ctc, yielding MKTFKLNAEVRTVSGKKAVKGLRKEGLVPGVIYGGEKNISITVIDKDLRDLIYTPDIFLVEMNLGGEEKRCIVQEMQFHPVTDKLLHIDFLEVFPDKPMVIEVPVQLDGFPVGVRAGGKLTMDMRKIRVKGLYKDIPERLKIDVNKLQLGKTIQIGALSFENLEILNAKNAVVAAVRATRAAIGAVGSVDEEEETEGEEEKTEE